A segment of the Sulfurovum indicum genome:
GCCCACAATACGTCAATGATAATGTTGTCTTGATAATCCAGTCCGTAACGCAGCAGCGGCCATCCGAAGAGGATGATGTACTTCATGTAGTAGAAGAAGAGGATACCTACACCATAGATCTCCCGAAGTAGTTTACGCATCCTTAAGCCTGAAAGTTCGGTGTCCCATCCGCTGTATGGGTATCTCCATTTGCAATAGCTTCCTGCTCCGCTTCATATGCATTCATCTGCATGCGTACTTCATTGATCTGTTCAGGAGTAACATCTTCATCACTTGACCAAAGTACCTCAACCATGCCGTCATACTCTTTGCCAATCTCTTCGATTTTGTCTGCATACTCATAGACATCCATACAGATAACAGGTTCTTCATCCTTCATTGTATCTGTAAGCTCAATATACCAGCGCCCCAAAGGACTTGTTTTGATCACTGACTCTATCATTCCTGCCATCTATTTCTCCTAAAACCCAAAATCTTTTTTCTTCAAATCACCATTATACACAATATCTTTTGCATCGATGGTATCATCATTGAGCATCGCAGGAACAGGATCCTGTTCATTGAGTTTTTTTATCTCTTCATCAAGCTGATCTTCCTGATAGGTCATCATCATATCTGCAGCCATGACATTTGGTGTTTTCTGGATCATGATCAGTTTTTCGATCTCCTC
Coding sequences within it:
- a CDS encoding chaperone NapD, which translates into the protein MNVSSIVVQAMSQYIDDLVETFKNADFCEYHLHDKEKGKIILTVEGEGVEEEIEKLIMIQKTPNVMAADMMMTYQEDQLDEEIKKLNEQDPVPAMLNDDTIDAKDIVYNGDLKKKDFGF